One Euphorbia lathyris chromosome 1, ddEupLath1.1, whole genome shotgun sequence DNA segment encodes these proteins:
- the LOC136230942 gene encoding probable leucine-rich repeat receptor-like protein kinase At1g68400 isoform X2, with product MDKLSAGGNVNQDQNWGWNTTSDPCLANWTGVYCDLNLHVRRIVLNDYNLTGTFDDSSLCLAKSLNVLSLNQNSITGLLTQGIGNCKELTHLYLGRNKLSGNIPDSLSQLTRLKRLDLSFNGFSGQVSRIIGLLSFLVQDNQLSGNIPDFDFSQLEFFNISNNNFSGPIPDTKGKFKADSYLANPGLCGDLVSNACPPSNPPPKQASGSSSRNGVLIYSGYIVLALILVLLIALKVMRKKKNTKPDAKKESVETSTKPSSTSDEFTTTKNRSEYSISSVEAGTVTQSLVALGSPLGKNLRFEDLLRAPAELLGKGKHGSLYKVLHNNGEILTVKRIKDWGISNEDFKRRMERIDQVKHPRSLPALAYYCSKQEKLLVYEYQENGSLFKLLHGSQNGQVFDWENRLSVAAVIAETLTFLHQEFHEDGIAHGNLKSTNILFNKNMEPCISEYGLNMVVENQDKPFISQSDGYKLDVYGYGVILLELLTGKLVQNSGIDLGKWVRSVVTEEWTAEVFDKALLSEGASEERMVNLLQVALKCINPNPNQRPNISQVAGMINSIKEEDERSIMSEPSFAV from the exons ATGGACAAACTTTCAGCAGGAGGAAATGTGAATCAAGACCAAAATTGGGGTTGGAACACCACCTCAGATCCTTGCCTTGCCAATTGGACAGGTGTGTATTGCGACTTGAACTTACATGTAAGGAGAATAGTTCTTAATGACTACAATTTGACTGGAACATTTGATGATAGTTCTCTATGCTTGGCTAAGTCTCTTAATGTCCTGAGCCTGAACCAAAACAGCATTACGGGCTTGTTGACACAAGGGATAGGAAACTGCAAGGAGTTAACTCACTTGTATCTTGGCAGGAATAAGTTATCTGGTAATATTCCTGACTCTCTTTCTCAGCTAACGAGATTGAAAAGGCTCGATTTGTCGTTCAATGGCTTCTCCGGTCAGGTTTCTCGCATTATAGGCCTGCTGTCTTTCCTTGTTCAAGATAATCAGCTTAGTGGAAATATTCCGGATTTTGATTTCTCACAGCTTGAGTTTTTCAATATCTCTAACAACAATTTCAGCGGACCAATTCCTGATACCAAAGGCAAGTTCAAAGCTGACAGTTACTTAGCTAATCCTGGATTGTGTGGAGATCTAGTATCGAACGCTTGTCCGCCATCAAATCCCCCACCAAAACAAGCCTCAGGATCTTCATCAAGAAATGGTGTTCTTATATACTCAGGCTATATTGTTCTTGCCCTGATTTTAGTGTTATTAATTGCTCTAAAAGTAATGCGTAAGAAGAAGAACACCAAGCCTGATGCCAAGAAGGAATCAGTAGAAACAAGCACCAAGCCTAGTAGTACTTCAGATGAATTCACGACCACTAAGAATCGATCAGAGTATTCGATCAGCTCAGTTGAAGCTGGAACAGTTACACAATCACTCGTGGCGCTTGGAAGCCCTCTGGGGAAGAATTTGAGATTCGAGGACTTGCTTCGAGCTCCTGCAGAATTGTTAGGGAAAGGAAAGCATGGAAGCCTCTACAAGGTGTTGCATAACAACGGGGAAATCTTGACCGTGAAGAGAATCAAGGACTGGGGCATTTCGAATGAAGATTTCAAGAGAAGGATGGAGAGAATCGACCAAGTGAAGCATCCAAGATCACTGCCTGCTCTTGCATACTATTGCTCAAAGCAAGAGAAGCTTTTGGTGTATGAGTATCAAGAAAATGGCAGCCTCTTCAAGCTACTACATG GATCCCAAAACGGGCAAGTATTTGACTGGGAAAACAGACTGAGTGTTGCAGCCGTAATCGCCGAGACATTAACATTCCTGCATCAGGAATTTCATGAAGATGGAATTGCTCATGGAAATTTGAAGTCCACAAACATTTTGTTCAACAAGAACATGGAGCCTTGCATAAGTGAATATGGTCTAAACATGGTGGTAGAAAACCAAGACAAGCCATTCATTTCTCAATCTGATGGCTACAAATTGGATGTGTATGGCTATGGAGTGATTCTGCTGGAGCTGTTGACAGGGAAACTTGTGCAGAACAGCGGAATCGATCTCGGAAAATGGGTTCGTTCAGTGGTTACAGAGGAATGGACTGCAGAAGTTTTTGACAAGGCCTTGCTTTCAGAAGGTGCAAGTGAAGAAAGGATGGTGAACTTGTTACAGGTTGCATTGAAATGCATAAATCCTAATCCTAATCAAAGGCCAAACATAAGTCAAGTTGCTGGAATGATAAATTCCATTAAGGAGGAAGATGAGAGATCAATTATGTCTGAACCTTCATTTGCAGTTTAG
- the LOC136230942 gene encoding probable leucine-rich repeat receptor-like protein kinase At1g68400 isoform X1 has product MNRMIPICVLPILMICLVFPVANSEEEDVKQSLVQFMDKLSAGGNVNQDQNWGWNTTSDPCLANWTGVYCDLNLHVRRIVLNDYNLTGTFDDSSLCLAKSLNVLSLNQNSITGLLTQGIGNCKELTHLYLGRNKLSGNIPDSLSQLTRLKRLDLSFNGFSGQVSRIIGLLSFLVQDNQLSGNIPDFDFSQLEFFNISNNNFSGPIPDTKGKFKADSYLANPGLCGDLVSNACPPSNPPPKQASGSSSRNGVLIYSGYIVLALILVLLIALKVMRKKKNTKPDAKKESVETSTKPSSTSDEFTTTKNRSEYSISSVEAGTVTQSLVALGSPLGKNLRFEDLLRAPAELLGKGKHGSLYKVLHNNGEILTVKRIKDWGISNEDFKRRMERIDQVKHPRSLPALAYYCSKQEKLLVYEYQENGSLFKLLHGSQNGQVFDWENRLSVAAVIAETLTFLHQEFHEDGIAHGNLKSTNILFNKNMEPCISEYGLNMVVENQDKPFISQSDGYKLDVYGYGVILLELLTGKLVQNSGIDLGKWVRSVVTEEWTAEVFDKALLSEGASEERMVNLLQVALKCINPNPNQRPNISQVAGMINSIKEEDERSIMSEPSFAV; this is encoded by the exons ATGAATCGAATGATTCCGATCTGCGTGCTGCCTATTCTCATGATCTGTCTCGTCTTTCCAGTGGCGAattcagaagaagaagatgtgAAGCAATCACTGGTGCAGTTCATGGACAAACTTTCAGCAGGAGGAAATGTGAATCAAGACCAAAATTGGGGTTGGAACACCACCTCAGATCCTTGCCTTGCCAATTGGACAGGTGTGTATTGCGACTTGAACTTACATGTAAGGAGAATAGTTCTTAATGACTACAATTTGACTGGAACATTTGATGATAGTTCTCTATGCTTGGCTAAGTCTCTTAATGTCCTGAGCCTGAACCAAAACAGCATTACGGGCTTGTTGACACAAGGGATAGGAAACTGCAAGGAGTTAACTCACTTGTATCTTGGCAGGAATAAGTTATCTGGTAATATTCCTGACTCTCTTTCTCAGCTAACGAGATTGAAAAGGCTCGATTTGTCGTTCAATGGCTTCTCCGGTCAGGTTTCTCGCATTATAGGCCTGCTGTCTTTCCTTGTTCAAGATAATCAGCTTAGTGGAAATATTCCGGATTTTGATTTCTCACAGCTTGAGTTTTTCAATATCTCTAACAACAATTTCAGCGGACCAATTCCTGATACCAAAGGCAAGTTCAAAGCTGACAGTTACTTAGCTAATCCTGGATTGTGTGGAGATCTAGTATCGAACGCTTGTCCGCCATCAAATCCCCCACCAAAACAAGCCTCAGGATCTTCATCAAGAAATGGTGTTCTTATATACTCAGGCTATATTGTTCTTGCCCTGATTTTAGTGTTATTAATTGCTCTAAAAGTAATGCGTAAGAAGAAGAACACCAAGCCTGATGCCAAGAAGGAATCAGTAGAAACAAGCACCAAGCCTAGTAGTACTTCAGATGAATTCACGACCACTAAGAATCGATCAGAGTATTCGATCAGCTCAGTTGAAGCTGGAACAGTTACACAATCACTCGTGGCGCTTGGAAGCCCTCTGGGGAAGAATTTGAGATTCGAGGACTTGCTTCGAGCTCCTGCAGAATTGTTAGGGAAAGGAAAGCATGGAAGCCTCTACAAGGTGTTGCATAACAACGGGGAAATCTTGACCGTGAAGAGAATCAAGGACTGGGGCATTTCGAATGAAGATTTCAAGAGAAGGATGGAGAGAATCGACCAAGTGAAGCATCCAAGATCACTGCCTGCTCTTGCATACTATTGCTCAAAGCAAGAGAAGCTTTTGGTGTATGAGTATCAAGAAAATGGCAGCCTCTTCAAGCTACTACATG GATCCCAAAACGGGCAAGTATTTGACTGGGAAAACAGACTGAGTGTTGCAGCCGTAATCGCCGAGACATTAACATTCCTGCATCAGGAATTTCATGAAGATGGAATTGCTCATGGAAATTTGAAGTCCACAAACATTTTGTTCAACAAGAACATGGAGCCTTGCATAAGTGAATATGGTCTAAACATGGTGGTAGAAAACCAAGACAAGCCATTCATTTCTCAATCTGATGGCTACAAATTGGATGTGTATGGCTATGGAGTGATTCTGCTGGAGCTGTTGACAGGGAAACTTGTGCAGAACAGCGGAATCGATCTCGGAAAATGGGTTCGTTCAGTGGTTACAGAGGAATGGACTGCAGAAGTTTTTGACAAGGCCTTGCTTTCAGAAGGTGCAAGTGAAGAAAGGATGGTGAACTTGTTACAGGTTGCATTGAAATGCATAAATCCTAATCCTAATCAAAGGCCAAACATAAGTCAAGTTGCTGGAATGATAAATTCCATTAAGGAGGAAGATGAGAGATCAATTATGTCTGAACCTTCATTTGCAGTTTAG
- the LOC136230954 gene encoding uncharacterized protein At5g50100, chloroplastic produces MALRGGAATACFIARQRNHQSILSIPTYLNRTLTFHNSPSHSLHRFTSYPPSQTTGIKYPIRAVDEATVDPITSKKQNGEQSPSPQNWKIKMLYDGDCPLCMREVNMLRERNKSYGTIKFVDISSLDYSAEENQGLDYKTVMGTIHAILSDGTVVTNVDAFKRLYEQVGLGWVYAITKYEPIGKMANAVYGVWAKYRLQITGRPPLEEILESRKKKGELCKDNSACKM; encoded by the exons ATGGCGTTGAGAGGAGGAGCTGCCACTGCGTGCTTCATTGCAAGGCAAAGAAACCATCAATCCATCCTTTCTATTCCAACCTATCTTAATCGTACCCTAACATTTCATAATTCCCCTTCCCATTCTCTCCATCGATTCACTTCATATCCTCCTTCCCAAACTACAG GAATTAAGTATCCAATTCGTGCAGTAGATGAGGCAACTGTGGATCCAATAACCAGCAAAAAACAAAATGGGGAACAATCTCCTTCTCCTCAGAATTGGAAGATTAAAATGCTATATGATGGAGATTGCCCACTTTGCATGCGTGAG GTTAATATGCTTAGAGAGAGGAATAAAAGCTACGGCACCATAAAGTTTGTTGACATAAGCTCTCTGGATTACTCTGCAGAGGAGAATCAAGGCCTAGACTACAAAACT GTCATGGGAACTATTCATGCCATACTTTCTGATGGAACAGTGGTCACAAATGTTGAT GCATTCAAAAGGTTATATGAACAAGTTGGTCTTGGATGGGTGTATGCCATTACTAAATATGAACCT ATTGGAAAAATGGCCAATGCAGTATATGGTGTTTGGGCTAAATATCGTCTTCAAATTACAG GTCGACCACCACTAGAGGAGATTCTGGAATCGCGGAAAAAGAAG GGTGAATTATGTAAAGATAACAGTGCTTGCAAGATGTGA